A portion of the Syntrophus gentianae genome contains these proteins:
- the flgB gene encoding flagellar basal body rod protein FlgB: MEFLFNKTFGMLSGMLGYRSQRNKVIMSNIANMDSPDYKPKDYVFKSDLDKAIEDQNSLALAKTDKKHLPAVQDEISDKNFKVVETGDKVKMDEEMTSLAENHLMYNLSVEMLARKFKGLNTVLKETK, translated from the coding sequence ATGGAATTTTTGTTCAATAAGACCTTTGGAATGCTGTCCGGGATGCTTGGATACCGGTCCCAGAGAAACAAGGTGATCATGTCCAATATCGCCAATATGGACTCGCCGGATTACAAACCGAAGGATTATGTCTTTAAGAGTGATCTGGATAAGGCCATTGAAGACCAGAATAGTCTTGCTCTGGCGAAAACGGATAAAAAGCATCTGCCGGCCGTTCAGGACGAAATATCAGACAAGAATTTCAAGGTTGTGGAGACCGGAGACAAGGTGAAGATGGATGAAGAGATGACCTCTCTGGCCGAAAATCACTTGATGTACAATCTATCGGTTGAAATGCTGGCGCGTAAGTTCAAAGGATTAAACACCGTATTGAAGGAGACGAAATAA
- the fliJ gene encoding flagellar export protein FliJ, which translates to MFKFRLQAVLEYRTILEERMLLRFSEATRRLDEEKNRLGLLIKERFNLVAALKNLQENATPVEKIVMLVRYIEALQEKENLQRDIILEIAAEVEEKRKDLLESVQKRKMIEKLKDKNLEDYQRSLADYDRKVMDEMGITRFGGVKS; encoded by the coding sequence ATGTTTAAATTTCGCTTGCAGGCGGTTTTGGAATATCGAACAATCCTTGAAGAGAGGATGCTGCTCCGCTTTTCGGAAGCAACGCGGCGGTTGGACGAGGAAAAAAACCGGCTGGGACTGTTGATAAAGGAAAGATTCAATCTGGTCGCCGCCCTGAAGAACCTGCAGGAAAACGCGACGCCTGTGGAAAAAATTGTGATGCTGGTCCGGTATATCGAAGCCTTGCAGGAAAAGGAAAATCTTCAAAGGGACATCATCTTGGAGATAGCGGCGGAAGTGGAGGAAAAGCGCAAAGATCTTCTGGAATCTGTTCAAAAAAGAAAAATGATTGAGAAGTTGAAAGACAAGAATCTGGAGGATTATCAGCGGTCCTTGGCCGACTATGATCGCAAAGTCATGGATGAAATGGGAATAACCCGATTTGGGGGAGTCAAGTCATGA
- the fliI gene encoding flagellar protein export ATPase FliI, producing the protein MLPDLPHMTPKNFGLDFSRYQRALNRISPIKVYGKVSEIVGLVVEGHGPAASIGELCALLPPGQKPVIAEVVGFKKGKVILMPLENIQGLGPGCTIKSLSRKAAVKVGDSLLGRVIDGSGNPIDNKGPIETEEEYPLYAEPINPLLRGRISEPIDFGVKVLNGMFSCGQGQRMGIFAGSGVGKSVLMGMIARNTNADINVIGLIGERGREVREFLEKNLGKEGLARSVVVVAASDMHPLIRMRAAYVATTISEYFRDQGKNVLLMVDSLTRFAMAQREIGLSVGEPPTTKGYTPSVFSLLPKLLERAGKVEDRGSITGLYTILVEGDDFNEPISDSARSILDGHIYLSRDLASKSHYPCVDVLNSKSRVMIDIVSEKHKKMASRILNILATHKKAEELINIGAYVHGSNAEIDYAIRMIHPVNAFLKQDIHERFDFEQTIGMMETLFSKEEENHV; encoded by the coding sequence ATGCTGCCTGACCTTCCTCACATGACCCCTAAAAATTTTGGCCTGGATTTTTCCAGATACCAGCGCGCCCTGAATCGGATTTCACCGATCAAAGTTTATGGCAAGGTCAGTGAAATTGTTGGTCTTGTTGTTGAAGGTCACGGGCCGGCGGCTTCTATTGGGGAACTGTGTGCCCTCCTCCCGCCGGGTCAAAAGCCGGTCATTGCCGAGGTGGTTGGATTTAAGAAGGGCAAGGTGATTCTGATGCCCCTGGAAAACATCCAGGGATTAGGACCGGGATGCACCATCAAGTCCTTAAGCAGAAAAGCCGCCGTGAAAGTCGGGGACAGTCTGCTGGGCAGGGTGATCGATGGATCGGGAAACCCCATCGACAACAAGGGACCCATTGAGACTGAAGAAGAGTACCCGCTGTATGCAGAGCCCATCAATCCTCTTTTGCGGGGGCGAATTTCCGAGCCCATCGATTTTGGCGTGAAGGTTCTCAACGGGATGTTCAGTTGCGGCCAAGGGCAGCGCATGGGGATTTTTGCCGGATCGGGCGTCGGTAAAAGCGTCCTGATGGGAATGATCGCCCGCAATACGAACGCGGATATCAATGTCATCGGCCTGATCGGCGAGCGGGGTCGGGAGGTTCGGGAATTCCTGGAAAAAAATCTGGGGAAAGAGGGGCTTGCCCGGTCCGTTGTGGTGGTTGCGGCATCGGATATGCACCCGCTTATTCGCATGCGGGCGGCCTATGTGGCAACGACGATTTCGGAGTACTTCCGGGATCAGGGCAAGAATGTCCTGCTGATGGTGGATTCCTTGACACGATTCGCCATGGCTCAGCGGGAAATAGGCCTGTCCGTGGGAGAGCCTCCCACCACGAAAGGATATACGCCCTCCGTTTTCAGCCTGCTGCCCAAACTCCTGGAGAGGGCGGGAAAGGTTGAAGATCGGGGCAGCATTACCGGGTTGTACACCATTCTTGTTGAAGGCGATGACTTCAATGAACCGATTTCCGATTCCGCAAGATCGATCCTGGACGGGCACATCTATCTCTCCCGCGATCTTGCCAGCAAGAGCCATTATCCCTGTGTCGATGTCCTGAACAGCAAGAGCAGGGTGATGATCGACATCGTCAGTGAGAAACACAAAAAAATGGCAAGTCGGATTCTGAACATTCTTGCGACGCATAAAAAAGCGGAGGAATTGATCAATATCGGCGCCTATGTTCATGGAAGCAATGCGGAGATTGATTATGCCATCCGGATGATCCATCCGGTCAATGCGTTCCTGAAGCAGGATATTCATGAACGATTTGATTTTGAACAAACCATCGGGATGATGGAAACGCTCTTCTCAAAGGAAGAAGAAAATCATGTTTAA
- a CDS encoding two-component system sensor histidine kinase NtrB, giving the protein MNDITSLQKSFEGFNQATLHIQQAFASLEKKFDSLNRELEEKNEELLRTLSEKEEMKSYLQNILESLTNGVLVTNLEDEIQVLNHASEGFLGKPQGEVIGKHLRVLFRDLPSSEWMDIFLNKSCQKGRGARLTFKDRLLEITGSPIKSGERKTGTVFILRDITRIEKLEGMAKRSEKFTALGEMAANIAHEIRNPLGSIELYASLLMKELKGVREKDRISRIISSVKKMDNKISNLLLFTKNRNLILQRIPLHNFLNELLGFCEPMIDRDKIFVNVAYAEEEPWIEGDVEMLKQAFFNLILNALQSLDAKGGSIGFETSYPPGQDQETDEPFIEIKISDSGSGIPRAMLARIFDPFFTTREEGSGLGLAIVHNIIEMHRGYISVESVEGKGTVVQILLPLVK; this is encoded by the coding sequence ATGAACGACATCACCTCCCTGCAGAAGTCTTTTGAAGGGTTCAATCAGGCGACACTGCATATCCAGCAGGCCTTTGCCAGTCTGGAGAAGAAATTCGACAGCCTGAATCGTGAATTGGAAGAGAAAAACGAGGAGTTGCTGAGAACGCTGTCCGAAAAAGAGGAAATGAAGAGTTATCTTCAGAATATCCTGGAAAGTCTGACGAACGGCGTTCTGGTCACCAATCTCGAGGATGAGATTCAGGTCCTGAATCATGCCTCGGAAGGCTTTCTGGGCAAGCCTCAGGGTGAGGTGATCGGGAAACATCTTCGTGTCCTGTTTCGCGATCTTCCCTCGTCCGAGTGGATGGATATTTTTCTGAACAAATCCTGCCAGAAGGGAAGAGGCGCCCGTCTGACTTTTAAAGACCGTCTTCTGGAAATAACGGGATCGCCCATCAAATCGGGAGAACGGAAGACGGGGACCGTTTTTATCCTTCGGGACATCACGCGAATTGAAAAACTGGAAGGTATGGCGAAACGATCGGAGAAATTTACCGCCCTGGGTGAAATGGCGGCGAATATCGCTCACGAAATTCGCAATCCCCTGGGAAGCATTGAACTGTATGCCTCTCTCTTAATGAAGGAATTAAAGGGCGTTCGGGAAAAGGATCGTATCTCCCGGATCATCTCCTCCGTTAAAAAGATGGATAACAAAATATCCAATCTCCTCCTTTTCACGAAAAACAGAAATCTGATTTTACAGCGGATTCCTCTGCATAATTTTTTGAACGAGCTTCTTGGGTTCTGTGAACCAATGATTGACCGGGATAAAATATTCGTTAACGTAGCCTATGCCGAGGAGGAACCCTGGATCGAAGGGGATGTCGAGATGCTGAAGCAGGCGTTTTTCAACCTGATCCTCAACGCCCTGCAGTCCCTTGATGCGAAGGGCGGTAGCATTGGCTTTGAAACATCCTACCCTCCCGGCCAGGATCAGGAGACGGACGAACCCTTTATCGAAATAAAGATCAGCGATTCTGGAAGCGGAATTCCACGGGCGATGTTGGCCCGGATCTTTGATCCTTTCTTTACGACCAGGGAAGAGGGGTCGGGTCTGGGATTGGCGATTGTCCACAATATCATCGAAATGCATCGAGGATACATCTCTGTGGAAAGTGTTGAAGGGAAAGGAACCGTTGTGCAGATTCTCTTACCATTGGTTAAATAG
- the flgC gene encoding flagellar basal body rod protein FlgC — translation MDFLTSFRICSSGFAAQRAKMDVISSNLANVSTTSTPEGGPYKRKTAVFSSEDVNKKFSFGDKLRDAVKQVSLKEVVQDKESARKVYNPSHPDADEQGNVAMPNVNVVTEMTDMITASRAYEACVTAFDATKNMALKTLDIGK, via the coding sequence ATGGATTTTCTGACATCGTTCCGCATCTGCAGTTCCGGGTTTGCCGCTCAAAGGGCAAAAATGGATGTTATCTCCAGTAATCTGGCCAATGTCAGCACCACCAGCACGCCCGAGGGGGGGCCTTATAAAAGGAAAACAGCGGTTTTCTCGTCGGAAGATGTCAATAAAAAATTCAGTTTCGGCGACAAGCTCAGGGATGCCGTAAAGCAAGTCTCCCTGAAGGAAGTGGTTCAGGACAAGGAAAGTGCAAGGAAAGTCTACAATCCATCCCATCCCGATGCCGATGAACAGGGCAATGTCGCCATGCCCAACGTCAATGTCGTAACTGAAATGACGGATATGATCACGGCAAGCAGGGCCTATGAGGCTTGTGTAACGGCCTTTGACGCGACGAAGAACATGGCGCTCAAGACCCTGGATATCGGGAAGTAA
- the fliE gene encoding flagellar hook-basal body complex protein FliE, whose translation MNDLTIQGKLTPPSTLSETKTGGGKSEGTSSFSDVLKNTINDINKLQNDADSAISKVQVHDTGSIHEAMIALEKASISFQTMMQVRNKIIDAYQEVMRMQV comes from the coding sequence ATGAACGATTTAACAATCCAGGGCAAGTTAACGCCGCCCTCAACTCTTTCAGAGACGAAGACCGGCGGGGGAAAAAGCGAAGGGACATCTTCTTTCAGCGATGTCCTCAAGAATACCATAAATGATATCAATAAACTGCAGAATGACGCCGATTCAGCGATATCCAAGGTGCAGGTTCATGATACGGGCAGCATCCATGAAGCCATGATCGCTCTGGAAAAGGCGAGTATCTCTTTCCAGACCATGATGCAGGTCAGAAATAAAATCATCGATGCCTATCAGGAAGTCATGAGGATGCAGGTGTGA
- a CDS encoding sigma-54-dependent transcriptional regulator — translation MKETRILVVDDDTSMRMALCETLESCGYIVETAANGFEALTKFKGGAFEAVITDMRMPGMGGMEVLKNIKKISPESPVILITAYGTVNTAVEAMKEGASDFIMKPFSLEDIEFVVKNVLATQGEKEEKESRPERKPSIAGREIITRDEKMLGIFEFLKAVAKSRSSVLIQGESGTGKELFARFLYRHSDRKHMPFVAINCAAIPENLLESEMFGYEKGAFTGAMQRKIGKFELANGGTLLLDEITEMSPHLQAKLLRVIQEKEIDRVGGKMPLAVDVRIIATTNADIRQAIEDKTFREDLYYRLNVIPLKIPPLRERKGDIELLSRHFLEKYADLNDKPLPSLADVTLKRLQAYDWPGNVRELENVVERAVLICPGDTVLPEHLYLEENPSEDLSAEKMSCSPQEVLSGIPELNLSGDRTIWQMEKELIFSTLDKVKGNKTKAAEILGISVRTMRNKLQEYSSKVSG, via the coding sequence ATGAAAGAAACGCGTATACTCGTTGTGGATGACGATACTTCCATGAGAATGGCCCTTTGCGAAACACTGGAAAGCTGCGGATACATTGTTGAGACCGCAGCCAATGGTTTCGAGGCCTTGACGAAGTTCAAGGGGGGCGCCTTCGAAGCGGTCATTACGGATATGAGAATGCCGGGAATGGGAGGCATGGAGGTCTTGAAGAACATTAAAAAGATCTCTCCCGAGAGCCCCGTGATCCTCATAACCGCTTATGGGACCGTAAACACTGCTGTTGAAGCGATGAAAGAAGGTGCGTCCGATTTCATCATGAAGCCCTTTTCTCTCGAGGACATCGAGTTTGTCGTCAAAAACGTTCTGGCGACCCAGGGCGAGAAAGAAGAGAAGGAAAGCCGGCCGGAAAGAAAACCGTCCATTGCGGGTCGGGAAATAATTACCCGGGATGAGAAGATGCTGGGCATCTTCGAGTTTCTGAAAGCAGTGGCCAAGAGCCGATCCAGTGTTCTGATCCAGGGGGAAAGTGGAACAGGAAAGGAATTGTTCGCCCGTTTTCTCTATCGCCACAGCGACCGGAAACACATGCCCTTTGTGGCGATCAATTGCGCTGCCATCCCGGAGAATCTCCTGGAAAGCGAAATGTTCGGCTATGAGAAAGGGGCCTTCACCGGGGCGATGCAACGGAAAATCGGGAAGTTTGAACTGGCGAACGGGGGAACGCTGCTTCTCGATGAGATCACTGAAATGAGCCCGCATCTGCAGGCGAAACTGCTTCGGGTGATTCAGGAGAAAGAAATCGATCGTGTGGGTGGGAAGATGCCCCTGGCTGTTGATGTGAGAATTATCGCCACGACCAATGCCGATATCCGGCAGGCGATTGAAGATAAAACCTTTCGGGAGGATCTTTATTACCGGCTCAATGTCATTCCGCTGAAAATCCCCCCCCTGCGGGAAAGGAAAGGCGACATTGAACTTCTGAGCCGGCATTTTCTGGAGAAATATGCCGATCTGAACGATAAGCCCTTGCCGTCATTGGCCGACGTGACCTTGAAACGTCTGCAAGCATATGATTGGCCGGGCAATGTCCGGGAACTGGAAAATGTCGTTGAAAGGGCTGTGCTGATCTGCCCGGGGGATACGGTGCTGCCGGAACACCTATATCTGGAAGAGAACCCGTCCGAAGACTTATCCGCGGAAAAAATGTCCTGTTCCCCGCAAGAGGTTTTATCTGGAATTCCAGAACTCAATTTGTCTGGGGACAGAACGATCTGGCAGATGGAGAAGGAACTCATTTTCAGTACCCTGGACAAAGTCAAGGGAAACAAAACGAAGGCTGCGGAAATACTTGGAATCAGTGTCAGGACCATGCGAAACAAACTTCAGGAATATTCGTCGAAGGTCTCGGGATGA
- a CDS encoding MotE family protein gives MKKALYIFQAFIVIIFLVKIATVCGLLKFLDIPQHSLFSESRALAEPTRQGASGAVVKDVLDDELTQSRNLYTALQDRQKDLDNRESSLKTEESRLLSLKKEITEKIDALLGLEQRLNSTLSANKEAEAKRFKDLAKVYEAAPPARAGAMLEKLDVKTAAGITMHMKRDKAGAIWGFLNPQKGVEITREITMATSKAPEKSVGE, from the coding sequence ATGAAAAAGGCCCTTTATATCTTTCAAGCCTTTATCGTCATTATTTTCCTGGTCAAGATTGCAACCGTCTGCGGTTTACTGAAGTTCCTGGATATTCCCCAACATTCTCTGTTTTCCGAGAGTCGTGCCCTGGCGGAACCAACACGGCAGGGAGCCTCGGGCGCAGTTGTCAAAGATGTTTTGGACGATGAGCTGACCCAGTCGAGGAATTTATATACCGCTTTACAGGACAGGCAAAAGGATCTTGATAACAGGGAAAGTTCCCTCAAGACAGAAGAGTCAAGACTGCTGTCGCTGAAAAAAGAGATTACCGAAAAAATAGATGCCCTCCTCGGCCTTGAACAGAGACTCAATTCCACGCTTTCGGCCAATAAGGAAGCCGAGGCCAAGCGATTCAAAGACCTGGCCAAAGTATATGAAGCCGCACCTCCGGCGAGAGCGGGCGCCATGCTGGAGAAACTGGATGTCAAAACGGCGGCAGGAATCACCATGCACATGAAGCGTGACAAGGCAGGCGCCATCTGGGGCTTCCTGAATCCGCAGAAAGGTGTTGAGATAACCAGAGAAATCACCATGGCCACTTCGAAGGCTCCGGAAAAATCTGTCGGAGAATGA
- the fliF gene encoding flagellar basal-body MS-ring/collar protein FliF, with amino-acid sequence MKPFLQFFEKIRQSFMELTPARKLSILIAAGVTLSVLAAMVYLANRTEYKVLFSQLSSEDASAIVTKLKEKKLPYEVTSSGNTILVPAEKVSELRLELAGSGLPQGGGVGFEIFDQKTLGVTEFEQQMNYRRALQGELARTIKGLEEIESSRVHIALPKESLFVSEEKKPTASVTLKLKQGRSLSASQIEGIAHLVASSVEGLNADDVIIVDNKGSILSKLKGEAGLSGLSSSQVEFQRNLEKDTAARIQSLLENVVGQGKAVVRVAADLDFRVAEKTEESYDPESPVVRSTQKQSEKAANSGAANSSAGQERLDEIINYEINKTVTKTVMPTGEIKKLSIAVLVDGVYTKDKKGVESYSPRDKKEIESIEQLVRTSAGFSASRGDQVAVTNMPFKKVDSEDAESGTAWIGNGLERYSSLIKYLLLFVVVVLAFFFVIRPLIRGIAGQMSEKAIGNEALPVDVIELKGNSSALALMPVPEKELSEVELARKLAMEDSKAFAELLRNWLK; translated from the coding sequence ATGAAACCTTTTTTACAGTTTTTTGAAAAAATCCGGCAAAGTTTTATGGAACTGACGCCGGCGAGGAAATTGTCCATCCTCATTGCGGCAGGGGTTACGTTGTCCGTTCTGGCGGCGATGGTGTATCTGGCAAACCGCACCGAATATAAAGTTCTCTTTTCCCAGTTGTCCAGTGAAGACGCCTCAGCGATTGTAACGAAACTCAAGGAGAAAAAACTTCCCTATGAAGTAACCTCATCGGGAAACACAATTCTTGTGCCCGCTGAAAAAGTGTCCGAGCTTCGCCTGGAACTGGCGGGTTCGGGTCTGCCTCAGGGCGGCGGGGTAGGCTTTGAGATTTTTGATCAGAAAACCCTTGGTGTTACGGAATTCGAACAGCAAATGAATTATCGGCGCGCTCTTCAAGGCGAATTGGCACGGACGATCAAGGGATTGGAGGAAATAGAATCCAGCCGCGTCCATATTGCCCTGCCGAAAGAATCCCTCTTTGTCAGTGAAGAAAAAAAGCCGACCGCTTCCGTCACCCTCAAGCTGAAGCAGGGCCGTTCCTTGAGCGCGTCGCAGATCGAAGGAATCGCCCATCTGGTGGCGAGTAGCGTTGAAGGACTGAATGCCGATGACGTCATTATTGTCGATAATAAAGGCAGTATCTTATCCAAGTTAAAAGGTGAAGCAGGGCTTTCCGGATTGTCCAGTTCACAGGTTGAATTCCAGCGCAATCTCGAAAAAGACACGGCTGCTCGAATTCAGTCCCTTCTGGAAAATGTTGTCGGGCAGGGCAAGGCCGTGGTTCGAGTGGCAGCGGATCTCGATTTCCGCGTAGCTGAAAAAACGGAAGAGTCCTATGATCCCGAGTCCCCGGTGGTGAGGAGCACTCAGAAACAATCCGAAAAAGCGGCCAATTCCGGAGCGGCCAACTCAAGCGCCGGTCAGGAAAGGCTGGATGAAATCATCAATTACGAAATCAATAAAACCGTCACGAAAACCGTCATGCCTACCGGTGAGATTAAAAAGCTGTCCATCGCTGTTCTCGTCGACGGTGTTTATACCAAAGATAAAAAAGGCGTAGAAAGTTATTCGCCAAGAGACAAAAAGGAAATTGAATCCATTGAACAACTCGTTCGAACCTCTGCAGGATTCAGCGCGTCTCGCGGAGATCAGGTCGCGGTGACCAATATGCCGTTCAAAAAAGTGGATTCGGAGGATGCCGAAAGCGGAACGGCCTGGATTGGAAATGGCCTGGAACGATATTCCTCTCTGATTAAATATCTGCTCCTTTTTGTTGTGGTGGTTCTTGCCTTCTTCTTCGTCATTCGTCCCCTCATTCGGGGAATAGCCGGACAGATGTCTGAAAAGGCCATCGGGAATGAGGCGCTTCCAGTAGATGTTATTGAATTGAAGGGGAATTCTTCCGCTCTGGCTTTGATGCCCGTTCCGGAGAAAGAGTTATCGGAGGTGGAGTTGGCAAGAAAACTGGCGATGGAGGATTCCAAGGCTTTTGCTGAACTGTTGCGTAACTGGTTGAAATGA
- a CDS encoding FliH/SctL family protein, which yields MTRDFIPLNLKEKGEGTKGPSEERKKQKEIERILQQTERKIAEVQKSAYEEGFSAGVKEGSETQRNEMLTVVNTLHALTEEIRIFKEKTLEASEKQVLDLCFSIAEMVVHKEISTDQSVILGVLKEAFRNIVERENIKVRLNPVDFQYMVEIKSDFINSMDGVRNVFFEEDGSISRGGAVIETDSGEVDARISEQLHEIKSGIMNLAS from the coding sequence ATGACGAGGGATTTTATCCCCCTGAATTTGAAGGAGAAGGGGGAGGGAACGAAGGGCCCTTCTGAAGAAAGAAAAAAGCAAAAAGAAATTGAAAGAATCCTTCAGCAGACGGAGCGGAAGATTGCAGAGGTTCAAAAGAGCGCCTATGAGGAGGGATTTTCCGCGGGAGTCAAGGAGGGTTCCGAAACGCAGCGAAATGAAATGCTGACGGTCGTGAATACGCTGCATGCCCTTACGGAAGAGATCCGCATCTTCAAGGAAAAAACACTCGAAGCATCGGAAAAACAGGTGCTGGATCTCTGTTTTTCGATTGCTGAAATGGTTGTTCATAAGGAAATATCAACGGACCAAAGCGTGATTCTCGGTGTCTTAAAGGAGGCCTTTCGCAATATCGTCGAAAGGGAAAATATAAAAGTTCGGTTAAATCCCGTTGATTTTCAATATATGGTAGAAATTAAAAGTGATTTCATAAACAGCATGGATGGCGTCAGGAATGTCTTCTTTGAAGAGGATGGAAGCATTTCACGAGGCGGAGCGGTGATTGAGACTGATTCCGGTGAAGTGGACGCCCGCATTTCTGAGCAACTTCATGAAATAAAGTCCGGAATTATGAATCTCGCCTCATAG
- the fliG gene encoding flagellar motor switch protein FliG — MGNLSNEEKAAILVLSLEEEAAAEVMKHLKASEIKRLGKHMSRVSTISSEMITAISREFFSLAKEKGRLISVREDFTKNIVLKAVGEAEAENILSEVSSIRTDDNPITEKLRDVDPKVLMDFTRSEHPQTIALILAHLKPEKAAQILENFTPEMQFEITRRMATLKSVPQEYIDEVAKTLEKEIVTGATTSQDIGGVRVMADILNKMNRASENAIMTALEDTDPELAAGIRNLMLTFDDILQLDDRGLQEILREVSSEDIGKALKLVDEGLREKVFRNMSKRGAEMLKEELDIMPPIKVSEAEVSQRAVIEIAKKMEAEGRIVLSRGDAEDEYV, encoded by the coding sequence ATGGGAAATTTATCGAATGAAGAAAAGGCTGCCATCCTGGTGTTGTCCTTGGAGGAGGAAGCCGCCGCCGAGGTGATGAAACACCTGAAAGCCTCAGAAATAAAGCGTCTTGGAAAACACATGAGCCGGGTCAGTACGATTTCATCGGAGATGATCACTGCCATTTCCAGGGAATTTTTTTCCCTTGCCAAAGAGAAGGGGCGACTCATTTCCGTGAGAGAAGACTTTACCAAGAATATTGTCTTGAAAGCGGTTGGTGAAGCCGAAGCTGAGAATATCCTGAGTGAAGTTTCAAGTATCCGGACCGATGACAACCCGATTACGGAAAAGCTCCGGGACGTAGACCCGAAGGTCCTGATGGATTTTACAAGATCCGAGCACCCTCAGACGATTGCCTTGATCCTTGCCCATTTAAAACCTGAAAAAGCAGCGCAGATTCTGGAAAATTTCACACCCGAAATGCAATTTGAGATTACCCGCCGAATGGCTACCTTAAAAAGTGTCCCCCAGGAGTACATCGATGAAGTGGCGAAAACCCTGGAAAAAGAGATTGTCACCGGTGCAACAACCAGTCAGGATATCGGAGGCGTCCGTGTGATGGCCGATATCCTGAACAAGATGAACCGGGCCAGTGAAAATGCCATCATGACGGCCCTGGAGGATACGGATCCGGAGCTGGCAGCCGGCATACGCAACTTGATGCTTACCTTTGACGATATTCTTCAACTGGACGATCGAGGATTGCAGGAGATCCTCAGAGAAGTCAGCAGTGAAGATATAGGTAAAGCCTTGAAACTGGTGGATGAAGGATTGAGAGAAAAGGTTTTCCGCAATATGTCCAAGAGAGGGGCTGAGATGCTGAAGGAAGAACTCGATATCATGCCTCCCATCAAGGTCTCTGAGGCAGAGGTGAGCCAGAGGGCGGTTATTGAAATAGCGAAGAAGATGGAGGCGGAAGGCCGTATTGTCCTTTCAAGGGGCGATGCGGAGGATGAGTATGTATAG